A DNA window from Ctenopharyngodon idella isolate HZGC_01 chromosome 8, HZGC01, whole genome shotgun sequence contains the following coding sequences:
- the cacna1fb gene encoding calcium channel, voltage-dependent, L type, alpha 1F subunit isoform X3 encodes MKIPCCRALRRWNRCIRRNCRTAVKSVTFYWLVLILVFLNTALSASEHYNQPDWLTDVQDIANKVLLSLFTVEMLLKMYSLGLRGYFVAFFNRFDCFVVCGGILETVLVELEIMPPLGISVLRCVRLLRIFKVTRHWTALSNLVASLLNSMKSIASLLLLLFLFLIIFALLGMQLFGGKFNFDETQTKRSTFDAFPQALLTCFQILTGEDWNVVMYDGIMAYGGPVFPGMIVCLYFVILFICGNYILLNVFLAIAVDNLAGGDGDNKKNEEKKEVEGEQAEGEGENGEVKVDIDDEYEEEEEEPEEGDDEEGKTQLNVADFAPPKEKVLPIPEGSAFFCLSKTNPIRVGCHTLIHHHIFTNLILLFIILSSISLAAEDPIRAHSFRNNVLGYADYAFTSIFTVEILLKMTVHGAFLHQGSFCRNWFNLLDLLVVSVSLVSFFLHSSAISVVKILRVLRVLRPLRAINRAKGLKHVVQCVFVAIRTIGNIMIVTTLLQFMFACIGVQLFKGKFYRCTDEAKNTPEQCKGTFVVYKDGDVSHPMVRERLWLNSDFNFDNVLMGMMALFTVSTFEGWPALLYKAIDANAENHGPIYNYRVEISIFFIIYIIIIAFFMMNIFVGFVIITFREQGEAEFKNCELDKNQRQCVEYALKAQPLKLYIPKNPVQYKFWSIINSTGFEYIMFVLILLNTVTLAVQHYEQSKLFSHVMDILNMVFTGLFTVEMIIKLMALRLRHYFVDAWNSFDALIVVGSVVDIVVTEFSSSEDSSRVSITFFRLFRVMRLVKLLSKGEGIRTLLWTFVKSLQALPYVALLIAMIFFIYAVIGMQTFGKIAMQDHTQINRNNNFQTFPQAVLLLFRCATGEAWQEIMLASLPGKRCDPESDYEPGEEFTCGSNIAIVYFISFFMLCAFLIINLFVAVIMDNFDYLTRDWSILGPHHLDEFKRIWSEYDPEAKGRIKHLDVVALLRRIQPPLGFGKLCPHRVACKRLVAMNMPLNSDGTVTFNATLFALVRTALKIKTEGNPDQENEELRIIIKKIWKRTKPKILDEVIPPPADEEVTVGKFYATFLIQDYFRKFRKRKEKVGLGDSENGNPSALQAGLRTLQDLGPEMRLALNEDLEEEDDGLEEEQEEDDAHYKNENGYAGHTEPSSRSRRSSLATTPGVAPVPVQGDGILNGGLGRRSSVAKTQNGNGALEHENFRRRDSTRSSLHYQHKNGVIDQLPKRPSYYKYPRRDSRDRFSSPLSRREEGGEYPGEQRFYGKDEDSESVISRERHGYPEDSTMFTGHRDMYDGHSVRHPIYGNHYGNSYEEGRRTARRRLLPATPTGRKTSFNIQCLRRQGSSDDLPIPGTYHQNSPPCRVRSQGYGSYDSRRSSARSSTGSTASWANTGPRRGRLLYAPLILVEEEGATGAGSVGIWDKKASSVGVPASVRHPSSGWYSGPSAGGGGQPYRAYTTLRVPTQLSPHYSEKRGSADSLVEAVLISEGLGLYAKDPKFVAFAKREIADACHMTIDEMESAASDLLSRGGSGESQGFLNHADMGPIYSDEEPIRSHEEEELADEMTCVTSF; translated from the exons ATGAAGATCCCCTGCTG TCGTGCCCTTCGCCGCTGGAACCGTTGTATTCGGAGAAACTGTCGTACAGCAGTGAAATCTGTGACATTCTATTGGTTGGTGCTGATCCTGGTCTTCCTCAACACAGCTCTCAGTGCCTCAGAACATTATAACCAACCAGACTGGCTCACTGACGTTCAGG ACATTGCCAATAAGGTTCTCCTGTCATTGTTCACAGTGGAGATGTTGCTGAAAATGTATAGTCTGGGGTTGCGGGGATATTTTGTGGCATTTTTCAACCGTTTTGACTGTTTCGTTGTGTGCGGTGGGATTCTGGAGACAGTTCTTGTGGAGTTGGAGATCATGCCACCTCTTGGCATCTCAGTGTTGCGCTGCGTCCGCCTGCTTCGGATCTTTAAAGTCACACG CCATTGGACGGCTCTGTCCAATCTGGTGGCCTCGCTACTGAATTCAATGAAGTCCATTGCCTCTCTGCTGCTGttgctcttcctcttcctcatcaTCTTCGCTCTGCTTGGCATGCAGCTATTCGGAGGGAAGTTCAACTTCGATGAGACACAGACCAAAAGGAGCACCTTTGATGCCTTCCCTCAGGCCCTGCTCACCTGCTTTCAG ataTTAACAGGTGAAGACTGGAATGTAGTTATGTATGATGGTATCATGGCGTACGGTGGCCCGGTTTTCCCTGGAATGATCGTCTGTCtttactttgtgattttgttcatCTGTGGTAACT ATATCTTGCTGAATGTCTTCTTGGCCATCGCTGTCGACAACTTAGCAGGAGGCGATGGAGACAATAAGAAGAATGA agaaaaaaaagaggttGAGGGAGAACAGGCTGAAGGTGAAGGAGAGAATGGAGAGGTGAAG GTGGACATAGATGATGAATacgaggaggaagaggaggagcccGAGGAGGGAGATGATGAAG AAGGGAAAACTCAGCTCAATGTTGCTGACTTTGCTCCTCCTAAAGAGAAAGTTCTACCAATCCCAGAGGGCAGTGCATTCTTCTGCCTCAGCAAGACCAACCC GATAAGAGTGGGCTGCCATACCCTGATCCATCACCACATCTTCACTAATCTCATCCTGCTTTTCATCATTCTCAGCAGCATTTCTCTGGCTGCGGAGGATCCTATCAGAGCTCACTCCTTCAGGAACAAT GTTTTGGGTTATGCTGATTACGCATTTACTTCCATATTCACTGTGGAGATCTTACTGAAG ATGACAGTACATGGCGCATTCCTCCATCAGGGTTCCTTCTGTAGAAACTGGTTTAACCTGTTGGATCTTTTGGTGGTCAGTGTGTCTCTGGTCTCCTTCTTCTTACA TTCGAGTGCCATCTCTGTAGTGAAGATCTTAAGGGTGCTCAGAGTACTGAGGCCTCTTCGAGCGATCAACAGAGCCAAAGGACTCAAG catgTGGTACAATGTGTGTTTGTGGCTATAAGGACCATCGGGAACATCATGATCGTCACCACTCTACTTCAGTTCATGTTTGCCTGCATTGGTGTTCAGCTTTTCAAG GGTAAATTTTATCGTTGCACAGATGAAGCTAAAAACACTCCAGAACAATGCAA GGGAACATTTGTGGTGTATAAAGACGGAGATGTGAGTCATCCTATGGTGAGAGAGAGGCTCTGGCTCAACAGCGACTTCAACTTTGATAATGTACTGATGGGAATGATGGCCCTGTTCACAGTCTCCACTTTCGAGGGCTGGCCAGC GCTGCTCTACAAAGCCATTGATGCCAATGCAGAGAATCACGGCCCCATTTACAACTACCGCGTGGAGATCTCTATATTCTTCATCAtctacatcatcatcatcgccTTCTTCATGATGAACATCTTCGTGGGTTTTGTCATCATCACTTTCCGTGAACAGGGAGAGGCCGAGTTCAAGAACTGCGAGCTGGACAAAAATCAG AGACAGTGTGTGGAATACGCCCTAAAGGCCCAGCCGTTGAAGCTTTACATCCCTAAAAACCCAGTGCAGTACAAGTTCTGGTCTATAATCAACTCCACAGGGTTTGAGTACATCATGTTTGTGCTGATTCTCCTCAACACTGTTACTCTGGCTGTGCAG CACTATGAACAGTCAAAGCTCTTTAGTCATGTGATGGACATCCTCAATATGGTTTTCACCGGCCTTTTCACTGTGGAGATGATCATTAAACTGATGGCTCTCAGACTCAGG CATTACTTTGTTGACGCATGGAATTCCTTTGATGCTCTGATTGTTGTGGGAAGTGTGGTGGACATTGTGGTTACAGAGTTCAGT AGCTCAGAGGACAGTTCTCGTGTGTCCATTACTTTCTTCCGCCTGTTTCGTGTAATGCGATTGGTTAAGCTACTCAGCAAGGGAGAGGGTATTCGTACCCTGCTTTGGACTTTCGTGAAATCACTCCAG GCTCTGCCGTACGTTGCTCTTCTGATCGCTATGATCTTCTTCATCTATGCTGTGATTGGAATGCAG ACATTTGGAAAGATCGCCATGCAGGACCACACACAAATCAACAGGAATAACAATTTTCAGACCTTTCCTCAGGCTGTGCTGCTTCTATTCAG GTGTGCAACAGGTGAAGCGTGGCAGGAGATCATGTTGGCCAGTCTTCCAGGGAAGCGCTGTGACCCTGAGTCAGACTATGAGCCCGGTGAAGAATTCACCTGTGGCAGCAACATTGCCATTGTCTACTTCATCAGTTTCTTTATGCTCTGCGCCTTCTTG ATTATTAATCTGTTTGTTGCCGTCATTATGGACAATTTCGACTATCTGACCCGTGATTGGTCAATTCTTGGACCACATCACCTGGATGAGTTCAAAAGAATCTGGTCAGAGTATGACCCTGAAGCCAA GGGTCGTATTAAGCACTTGGATGTAGTAGCTTTGCTCAGGAGGATCCAGCCGCCACTTGGATTTGGGAAACTTTGTCCTCATCGTGTGGCCTGCAag AGGCTGGTTGCCATGAACATGCCCCTGAACAGTGATGGTACAGTGACCTTCAACGCCACCCTGTTCGCCCTGGTCAGAACTGCCCTGAAAATCAAAACTGAGG GGAACCCTGATCAAGAGAATGAAGAGTTGAGAATCATCATTAAGAAGATCTGGAAGAGAACAAAACCCAAAATCCTGGATGAGGTTATTCCGCCCCCTGCTG ATGAGGAAGTGACTGTGGGTAAATTCTATGCTACGTTCCTGATCCAGGACTATTTCAGGAAGTTCCGTAAAAGGAAAGAGAAAGTGGGTCTGGGAGATTCAGAGAATGGTAACCCTTCAGCTCTACAG GCAGGGCTGCGAACTCTGCAGGACCTAGGGCCAGAAATGAGACTGGCCTTGAACGAAGATCTGGAGGAGGAAGACGATGGTTTGGAGGAGGAGCAAGAGGAGGATGATGCTCATTATAAG AATGAAAATGGCTATGCGGGCCACACTGAGCCCTCAAGCAGAAGCCGCCGCTCCTCTTTGGCCACTACTCCCGGCGTCGCACCTGTTCCTGTCCAAGGAGATGGCATCTTGAATGGGGGACTGGGACGTAGGAGCTCTGTTGCAAAAACACAGAATGGGAATGGTGCTCTGGAGCATGAGAACTTCAGGAGAAGAGACAGCACGCGTTCCTCCCTTCATTACCAACACAAGAATGGTGTGATTGACCAGCTGCCCAAGAG GCCATCATACTACAAATACCCAAG GAGGGACTCCAGAGACAGGTTCTCTTCTCCGCTGTCTCGGAGAGAGGAAGGCGGTGAGTACCCTGGAGAGCAGCGCTTCTATGGAAAAGACGAGGACAGCGAGAGTGTCATCTCTAGAGAAAG GCATGGTTATCCAGAGGACAGCACAATGTTCACTGGACATAGAGACATGTATGATGGCCACTCTGTGAGACACCCGATCTACGGTAATCATTATGGAAACAGTTATGAAGAAGGCAGGAGGACAGCACGGAGACGCCTGCTGCCAGCAACACCTACTG GGAGAAAGACTTCATTTAACATACAGTGTTTAAGAAGGCAAGGTAGCAGCGATGATCTGCCCATCCCAGGAACGTACCATCAGAACTCCCCACCCTGCAGAGTGCGTTCACAG GGATACGGCAGTTACGATTCTCGTCGCAGCAGCGCAAGATCGTCCACAGGTTCAACAGCATCTTGGGCGAACACCGGCCCTCGACGGGGTCGTCTCCTCTACGCTCCCCTTATCTTGGTAGAGGAGGAGGGAGCAACAGGGGCGGGTAGTGTGGGCATCTGGGACAAAAAGGCTAGTTCCGTTGGAGTGCCTGCGTCAGTTCGGCATCCCAGTTCGGGATGGTACTCTGGACCCTCTGctggtggagggggacagccgtATAGAGCCTACACCACCCTTAGAGTCCCTACCCAGCTCAGTCCTCACTACAGTGAGAAGAGAGGCAGCGCTGACAGTTTGGTGGAAGCG GTCTTGATTTCTGAAGGTTTGGGGTTATACGCCAAGGACCCAAAATTTGTAGCCTTTGCCAAGCGTGAGATTGCAGATGCCTGTCACATGACCATAGATGAGATGGAAAGTGCTGCAAGTGATCTTTTAAGCCGTGGGGGCTCTGGGGAAAGCCAAGGCTTTCTGAACCACGCAGACATGGGACCCATATACAGTGACGAGGAGCCAATCAGGAGCCACGAGGAAGAGGAGCTAGCTGATGAGATGACTTGTGTTACgtctttctga
- the sypa gene encoding synaptophysin a produces MEVVNQLVANGQFRVLKVPLGFIKALEWVFAIFAFSTCGSYSGSFRMSVECKNRTDSDLKIDVDFEYPFRLHQVYFDAPTCKNGESERFFLVGDYSSSAEFFVTIAVFAFLYSMAALSVYLFAFEKYRENNKGPLIDFGVTCVFTFMWLVSSAAWAKGLSDVKTATDPEKVLELIPACEREGNRCREVHDPVMSGLNTSVVFGFLNLILWTGNLWFVFKETGIIAPFMRQQPAQEKQPAPDSYGQGGYGQPDPYAASQGGYQPDYSQQGYNQGGDYGQGGYEQQGAPTSFSNQM; encoded by the exons ATGGAAGTTGTAAATCAG TTGGTTGCCAATGGGCAGTTCAGGGTGCTGAAAGTCCCATTGGGCTTCATCAAAGCCTTAGAATGG GTGTTTGCCATCTTTGCATTCTCCACCTGTGGGAGTTACTCAGGCTCCTTTAGGATGAGCGTGGAGTGCAAGAACAGAACAGACAGTGACCTAAAAATAGATGTGGATTTTGAGTATCCATTCAG GCTCCATCAAGTGTATTTCGATGCCCCCACCTGCAAGAATGGCGAGAGTGAGCGTTTCTTCCTGGTTGGGGATTACTCATCCTCAGCAGAGTTCTTCGTCACCATAGCCGTTTTTGCATTCCTGTATTCCATGGCAGCTCTCAGCGTCTATCTCTTTGCCTTTGAGAAGTACCGTGAGAACAATAAAGGACCGCTGATT GATTTTGGCGTGACGTGTGTATTCACCTTCATGTGGCTGGTGAGCTCGGCAGCGTGGGCGAAGGGTTTGTCGGATGTCAAGACAGCCACAGACCCAGAGAAGGTTCTGGAACTGATCCCCGCCTGTGAACGGGAAGGCAACCGCTGCCGTGAAGTTCACGACCCCGTCATGTCCGGTCTTAACACTTCTGTG GTCTTTGGCTTCCTCAACCTGATCTTGTGGACAGGTAACCTGTGGTTTGTATTCAAGGAGACCGGGATCATCGCACCATTTATGCGCCAACAGCCCGCCCAAGAGAAGCAGCCTGCCCCTGATTCCTATGGGCAGGGAGGTTATGGGCAGCCAGACCCGTACGCCGCTTCCCAGGGAGGCTACCAGCCCGACTACAGCCAGCAAGGCTACAATCAGGGTGGAGACTACGGTCAGGGTGGCTATGAACAACAGGGGGCACCCACCTCTTTTTCCAACCAGATGTGA